A genomic stretch from Oculatellaceae cyanobacterium includes:
- a CDS encoding iron-containing alcohol dehydrogenase family protein has translation MPHQSPLALSSQTANSLCLTVAPSQVLQGTDALQQAIVVIARLGKRPIVVRGDRTLSDTPQLQPLLNMQLPVAEAAYIPDCSEASLESLKQAVANHQADVIIGVGGGKALDTAKLIAYQCQLPVVTIPTSAATCAAWTALSNVYSDEGAFLYDVPLPKCPDLLILDYGLIQTAPQRTLVAGIGDAIAKWYEASVSSGSSEQTLIIAAVQQARVLRDLLFQKSATALKEPGSTVWQEVVNATVLLAGVIGGLGGAQCRTVAAHAVHNGLTHLPGSHNALHGEKVAYGILVQLRLEEMVQGNKLAATARQQLLKFYAEINLPQTLDDLGLGEITLTQLRHAAEIACNPNSDIHRLPFEIVPDQLMAAMVSTTTPVEAGRSNLGIAAINSTATQGSEDTDI, from the coding sequence ATGCCCCATCAATCCCCTTTAGCCTTGTCTAGTCAAACCGCTAATTCGCTTTGCCTGACAGTAGCACCATCTCAAGTGCTGCAAGGTACAGATGCGTTGCAACAAGCAATAGTGGTGATCGCCCGCTTAGGCAAACGTCCCATAGTTGTCAGAGGCGATCGCACTCTGTCCGACACCCCGCAACTGCAACCCCTACTAAATATGCAGTTACCAGTTGCAGAAGCGGCTTATATTCCAGATTGTAGTGAAGCTAGTTTAGAATCTTTAAAACAAGCTGTAGCAAATCATCAAGCTGATGTAATTATCGGTGTTGGTGGTGGTAAAGCATTAGACACAGCCAAATTAATTGCTTACCAATGTCAATTACCAGTTGTAACTATTCCAACATCAGCCGCTACTTGCGCTGCTTGGACAGCACTTTCTAACGTTTATTCTGACGAGGGTGCATTTTTATATGATGTTCCCCTACCTAAATGCCCTGACTTATTAATACTCGATTACGGCTTAATTCAAACAGCGCCACAGCGTACCTTAGTAGCTGGAATTGGGGATGCGATCGCCAAATGGTACGAAGCATCTGTTAGTAGTGGTAGTTCCGAACAAACCTTAATCATTGCCGCAGTCCAACAAGCAAGAGTATTGCGCGATCTTCTCTTCCAAAAATCAGCCACAGCACTCAAAGAACCAGGAAGTACAGTTTGGCAAGAAGTCGTAAACGCCACTGTCTTACTAGCTGGTGTCATCGGTGGCTTAGGCGGGGCGCAATGCCGTACAGTCGCAGCCCATGCAGTCCATAACGGCTTAACTCACCTACCAGGTAGCCACAACGCCTTACACGGCGAAAAAGTGGCATACGGAATTCTCGTACAACTGCGTTTAGAAGAAATGGTGCAGGGTAACAAACTAGCAGCAACAGCACGGCAACAATTATTAAAGTTCTATGCTGAGATTAACCTGCCTCAAACCTTAGACGATTTAGGTTTAGGAGAAATTACACTTACACAGCTACGTCACGCTGCTGAAATCGCCTGTAACCCTAACTCTGATATCCATCGACTACCATTTGAGATTGTTCCAGATCAATTAATGGCAGCAATGGTATCTACAACAACACCAGTTGAGGCGGGACGTTCTAATTTAGGTATAGCAGCAATAAATAGCACCGCAACGCAGGGAAGCGAAGACACGGATATTTAA
- a CDS encoding transposase, whose amino-acid sequence MLVVEAKLKNGTPEQYYKLDEAIRTAQFIRNKCIKYWLDNKGTTRNDLQKLCAVLAKDSTTPWVNKLNSQARQSSADRAWQSISKFYADCRNTSVKKKGFPKFKKHSRSVEYKITGYKLSYDRRKISFIDGFKAGTFDLWCSQKTLVYYCEQQIKRVRVVKRADGYYCQFLIDYERQEKREFTGSVLGIDLGLKEFYTDSQGNTVDNSRYLRKSEKRLRKAQRRLSKRHKIGKKQSNNYHKQRVKVGKLHLKVSRQRKDRAIKNALALVQSNDLVVYEALKVSNMVKNHKLAKSIYDASWYQFTQWLNYFAKIYKIVCIAVPPQYTTIDCSNCGAKVEKTLSTRTHQCPSCKTVLDRDHNAAINILKKGLKYLGSYLNGTVGQTETNPNDWGESDLWIFNGDIKNLSCLVEPVILEGDSGRISRHSIA is encoded by the coding sequence ATGTTAGTTGTAGAAGCCAAGCTTAAAAACGGTACTCCAGAGCAATACTATAAGCTTGATGAAGCTATTAGAACCGCACAGTTCATTAGGAACAAGTGTATAAAGTATTGGCTGGATAACAAAGGAACTACAAGAAATGACTTGCAAAAACTTTGCGCCGTTTTAGCCAAAGATTCTACAACGCCTTGGGTAAATAAACTTAATTCTCAAGCCCGTCAATCAAGTGCTGATAGAGCTTGGCAATCCATCTCCAAGTTTTATGCTGACTGTCGTAATACATCTGTTAAAAAGAAAGGTTTTCCCAAATTTAAAAAGCATAGCAGGTCAGTTGAATACAAAATAACTGGCTATAAGCTGTCATATGACAGAAGAAAAATTTCTTTTATTGATGGATTTAAGGCAGGAACGTTTGACCTGTGGTGCAGTCAAAAAACTTTAGTTTACTACTGTGAGCAGCAAATAAAGCGGGTAAGAGTAGTAAAACGAGCCGATGGCTATTATTGTCAGTTCTTGATTGATTATGAAAGACAAGAAAAACGTGAGTTTACTGGTTCTGTCCTAGGAATTGACCTAGGGCTAAAAGAGTTTTATACAGACTCCCAAGGTAATACAGTTGATAATTCTCGCTACTTAAGAAAATCTGAAAAACGTTTAAGAAAAGCACAAAGGAGACTATCTAAACGTCATAAAATTGGTAAAAAACAGTCAAATAATTATCACAAACAAAGGGTAAAAGTAGGCAAGTTACACTTAAAAGTATCAAGACAGCGTAAAGACAGAGCAATTAAAAATGCTTTGGCGTTAGTCCAATCTAATGATTTGGTAGTCTATGAGGCTTTGAAAGTGTCAAACATGGTAAAAAACCATAAGTTAGCCAAAAGTATCTACGATGCTTCTTGGTATCAATTCACTCAATGGTTAAACTACTTTGCCAAAATATACAAAATAGTTTGTATTGCTGTACCACCGCAATATACAACCATTGATTGTTCTAATTGTGGTGCAAAAGTTGAAAAAACTCTAAGCACTAGAACACATCAATGCCCTAGTTGTAAAACAGTTCTTGATCGTGACCACAACGCAGCAATCAACATTCTTAAAAAAGGGTTGAAATATTTGGGAAGTTATCTCAATGGTACTGTTGGGCAAACAGAAACCAACCCGAACGACTGGGGAGAGTCCGACCTCTGGATTTTTAATGGAGACATTAAGAATTTAAGTTGTCTCGTTGAGCCAGTAATCCTAGAAGGCGACTCTGGGAGAATCTCCCGTCATAGCATAGCTTGA
- a CDS encoding glycosyltransferase, which translates to MANKKRLLFIHDALPSQGISGQIVFLRHFERLKDWDIEIVVPDQVVSNSTTPFSSNWKIHTLPSRQTFWPPFREENPILLKSRIWLWQKYLEKNILAKNKPDAILTVLWHYYAVTAANLAKKWDIPLFVIIHDCWDLRSTSSSQTQIRKQYATKVLANAKKVWSVTRQLGEYFTGKNFSNLEVLPPIPAGYNGTKVGWKSSFTEAAVIIYAGTVEAYHYRAFAAIATAMKESNDTLIIITNPGNETVNQLTNTFNNIKFIPSFPENQQAIEFIINHASAVLVSYGFAIAENPFAEYSFPSKFVEFCHTGLPILAVAPPESAFCSWLEENDWSLLIQAEDIDAIKSMLQLLKQQKQWEEMTSQTSAVSQTYFNPERIHQIFESGLNSVIYRDNPTPNPPPR; encoded by the coding sequence TTGGCGAATAAAAAAAGATTGTTGTTTATACATGATGCCCTACCTAGCCAAGGAATTTCAGGTCAGATAGTTTTTTTACGTCATTTTGAGCGACTTAAGGATTGGGATATTGAGATAGTTGTACCAGATCAAGTAGTAAGCAATAGCACAACTCCTTTTTCTAGTAACTGGAAAATCCATACATTACCATCACGTCAAACTTTTTGGCCACCTTTTCGAGAAGAAAACCCAATTTTGCTCAAATCTCGAATATGGTTATGGCAAAAATATCTAGAAAAAAATATTTTAGCTAAAAATAAACCAGATGCAATTTTAACTGTTCTTTGGCATTATTATGCTGTTACTGCTGCTAATCTAGCTAAAAAATGGGATATTCCCTTATTTGTAATAATTCATGATTGCTGGGATTTAAGATCTACATCTTCTAGCCAAACTCAAATTAGAAAGCAATATGCTACTAAAGTACTAGCTAATGCTAAAAAAGTTTGGTCAGTTACACGCCAACTAGGTGAATATTTTACTGGAAAAAATTTTAGTAACTTAGAAGTGCTTCCACCAATACCTGCTGGGTATAATGGTACAAAAGTAGGATGGAAAAGCTCATTTACTGAAGCTGCTGTAATTATCTATGCTGGAACAGTCGAAGCTTATCATTATCGCGCTTTCGCGGCAATAGCTACAGCGATGAAAGAGAGTAATGATACTTTGATTATTATTACTAATCCAGGTAATGAAACTGTTAATCAATTAACTAATACTTTTAATAATATAAAATTTATCCCTAGTTTCCCTGAAAATCAGCAAGCTATAGAATTTATCATTAATCATGCTTCTGCTGTGCTAGTATCTTATGGTTTTGCCATTGCAGAAAACCCGTTTGCAGAATACAGCTTTCCTAGTAAGTTTGTTGAGTTTTGTCATACAGGGTTACCTATTTTAGCAGTAGCGCCACCTGAATCCGCTTTTTGTTCATGGCTAGAAGAAAATGATTGGTCTTTGTTGATTCAAGCCGAAGATATTGATGCAATTAAATCAATGCTGCAATTGTTAAAACAGCAAAAGCAATGGGAGGAGATGACATCCCAAACTTCAGCAGTGAGTCAAACATATTTTAATCCTGAAAGAATTCACCAAATTTTTGAATCAGGCTTAAATTCTGTTATTTACAGAGATAACCCCACCCCCAACCCCCCTCCCCGTTAA
- a CDS encoding SUF system NifU family Fe-S cluster assembly protein: MTLGNLRDLYQQVILEHYKKPRHKGKTNPVHRYQKGHNPSCGDTIELTLQLNDAANRIEDVKFEGEGCAIAIASADLMAETLRGKSVEEALEMVQRFQQMMKGEVEFPKEQRKLNVMQGVAQFPVRIKCANLTWHTLKAALESSNSTQPDNFISNEKEEA; encoded by the coding sequence ATGACATTGGGCAATTTACGGGATCTCTACCAACAAGTTATCCTAGAACACTACAAGAAGCCGAGACACAAGGGCAAAACTAACCCAGTACATCGGTATCAGAAGGGGCATAACCCTTCCTGCGGCGATACGATTGAGTTGACGTTGCAGTTGAATGATGCAGCTAACCGCATCGAAGATGTAAAGTTTGAAGGTGAAGGCTGTGCGATCGCGATCGCATCTGCTGACTTAATGGCTGAGACCCTGCGGGGTAAAAGTGTAGAGGAAGCCTTGGAAATGGTGCAACGCTTCCAACAAATGATGAAGGGAGAAGTCGAGTTTCCTAAAGAACAACGCAAACTCAACGTCATGCAAGGCGTAGCCCAATTTCCAGTAAGAATTAAATGTGCTAACCTCACTTGGCACACATTAAAAGCTGCGCTGGAATCTAGTAATAGTACACAGCCAGATAACTTTATTAGTAACGAGAAAGAAGAAGCTTAA
- a CDS encoding glycosyltransferase family 2 protein codes for MTKEFTVSLLVPCFNAENYLADFIENMSRQTRLFDEVIFYDDASTDKTAEFLSKQTFGRVIYGASNQGPSIARNILLHESKSELIHFHDVDDWLEPTFLEETLEALTPEWDVILTNIRVLDRETGETRHIHDYSGLTNGEDATAFFLTHCCYPINGLYRREVLEKIGGFRETLLRDEDPDLHIRLAHAGARINIISEPLALNRFGSGTYSSISYIACWREHLKALQYYTQELPKKYHEILRLDSAKMVGMSASCGDLQLAYGYLSLCESLGGKAHFWQASSLPMKMLIKLVGSRNALNLRYGFLGEKMRKMLPWRIG; via the coding sequence ATGACTAAAGAATTTACTGTTTCTCTGCTAGTTCCTTGTTTTAATGCTGAAAATTATCTTGCCGATTTTATTGAAAATATGTCTCGCCAAACTAGATTGTTTGATGAAGTAATTTTTTATGATGATGCTAGTACAGACAAAACAGCCGAATTTTTAAGCAAGCAAACCTTTGGGCGGGTAATTTATGGTGCATCTAATCAAGGGCCATCTATTGCCAGAAATATTCTTTTACATGAATCAAAGAGTGAATTAATTCACTTTCATGATGTTGATGACTGGTTAGAACCTACTTTTTTAGAAGAAACACTTGAAGCGTTAACGCCAGAATGGGATGTTATTCTGACTAATATTCGGGTTTTAGATAGAGAAACTGGAGAAACTCGACACATACATGATTATTCTGGGTTAACTAATGGTGAAGATGCAACTGCTTTTTTCTTGACACATTGTTGTTATCCCATTAATGGGCTATATCGTAGAGAAGTTTTAGAAAAAATTGGTGGTTTTCGGGAAACTTTATTGCGAGATGAAGATCCAGATCTGCATATTAGACTTGCTCATGCAGGTGCGCGGATAAATATAATATCAGAACCTTTGGCACTTAATAGATTTGGTTCAGGCACTTACTCATCTATTTCTTACATAGCTTGTTGGCGTGAACATTTAAAAGCTTTGCAGTATTACACGCAAGAATTACCAAAAAAATATCACGAAATATTGCGTTTAGATAGCGCTAAAATGGTAGGAATGTCTGCTAGTTGTGGAGATTTACAGCTAGCTTATGGTTATCTTAGTTTGTGTGAGTCTCTTGGCGGAAAAGCACATTTTTGGCAAGCTTCCAGTCTGCCAATGAAAATGTTAATTAAGCTGGTAGGTTCTCGTAATGCTCTGAATTTGCGCTATGGTTTTTTGGGAGAAAAGATGCGAAAAATGTTACCTTGGCGGATAGGTTAG
- a CDS encoding glycosyltransferase, whose protein sequence is MRILLSCQQATRKHPVPAYDFWENYLKKGIEEAGHEWVEVPGVDWAEGLVYLEDSDREALKAWRDRTWNQTVSYIKQQHQNKQFDFFLSYLFPKQVEPTAVEEIKSLGIPCVNFFCDNVREFKRVAKEFYCFDLHWVPEFKALPMYKQAKLNYIFAPMPLWIPTHQRTCEHSENYGVSFIGSRDVQREALFAQVIKYGLNVEIRGAAWSSSDSVINNVKSAKSLGTTVLNQWRFFNKMGFQPFIRKITEKYQPKIAPNTFDKYVREKPNAEKYVEITQQSIITLGVNRYPSYRYPFNKPDTYSRLRDLEAPMMGACYLTEWTEGLDQLYELGEEIETYRTAQEMVEKIQQLKVDSDQRKKMRCQGQKRALAEHTIPQSLAKITNYLGIK, encoded by the coding sequence ATGCGAATTTTATTAAGTTGCCAACAAGCTACACGCAAGCATCCTGTTCCCGCTTATGATTTTTGGGAAAATTATTTAAAAAAAGGTATTGAAGAAGCAGGGCATGAGTGGGTAGAAGTCCCTGGTGTAGATTGGGCAGAGGGATTGGTATACTTAGAAGATTCAGATCGAGAAGCTTTAAAAGCGTGGCGCGATCGCACTTGGAACCAAACAGTTAGTTATATCAAACAGCAGCATCAAAATAAACAATTCGATTTTTTTCTTAGTTATTTATTTCCTAAACAAGTTGAACCAACTGCTGTCGAAGAAATTAAATCATTAGGGATTCCCTGTGTAAATTTTTTTTGTGACAATGTGAGAGAATTTAAACGAGTTGCGAAAGAATTTTATTGCTTTGATTTACATTGGGTTCCTGAATTTAAAGCTTTGCCAATGTACAAGCAAGCAAAATTAAATTATATCTTTGCCCCAATGCCGCTTTGGATTCCAACCCATCAACGCACCTGCGAACATTCTGAAAATTATGGTGTGAGTTTTATCGGTTCTAGAGATGTTCAAAGAGAAGCTTTGTTTGCTCAGGTAATTAAGTATGGTTTAAACGTAGAGATTAGAGGTGCCGCATGGAGTTCAAGTGACTCAGTTATAAATAATGTGAAATCTGCTAAAAGCTTAGGTACAACTGTATTAAATCAGTGGCGCTTTTTCAATAAAATGGGTTTTCAACCTTTTATTAGAAAAATAACTGAGAAATATCAGCCCAAAATTGCACCCAATACTTTTGATAAATACGTCCGAGAAAAGCCTAATGCAGAGAAGTATGTAGAAATTACCCAGCAAAGTATCATTACTTTGGGTGTTAACCGTTATCCTAGTTATCGCTATCCGTTTAATAAACCTGATACTTATTCACGGTTGCGAGATTTAGAAGCCCCAATGATGGGAGCTTGTTATTTAACTGAATGGACGGAAGGTTTGGATCAACTTTATGAGCTAGGCGAAGAAATAGAAACCTATCGCACAGCACAGGAAATGGTCGAGAAAATTCAGCAGTTAAAAGTTGATTCTGATCAACGTAAAAAAATGCGATGCCAAGGACAAAAGCGGGCTTTGGCAGAACATACAATTCCTCAAAGCCTTGCTAAGATTACTAATTATTTAGGAATTAAATAA
- a CDS encoding Ycf51 family protein, with the protein MLTTADFLNITKWSGILTLLCAAITVLALILKWGVRFRFVGITGFMCVLTGGLFALSLAPLTHTLVPGAVRYSLTYDTGGTQTVIAVKPDITETQLEATLRQAANNLFSYGRLGQAQTQLNIRARTIIHPTEGVSEPLLLGEAKRSLATREDEQLSIKIYHDNFAKLPHPDA; encoded by the coding sequence ATGCTCACAACCGCCGATTTCCTCAACATCACTAAGTGGTCAGGTATCTTAACATTACTCTGTGCTGCGATCACAGTACTAGCTTTAATTCTCAAATGGGGCGTGAGGTTCCGGTTTGTGGGAATTACCGGATTTATGTGCGTCCTTACAGGTGGTTTATTTGCCCTGAGTTTAGCACCTTTAACTCACACACTCGTCCCAGGTGCGGTACGCTACTCCCTGACTTACGATACTGGGGGAACACAAACAGTAATTGCTGTCAAACCTGATATTACTGAAACACAATTAGAAGCAACTCTGCGTCAAGCTGCGAATAATTTGTTTTCTTACGGACGTTTAGGACAAGCTCAAACTCAACTAAATATCCGTGCGCGTACAATTATTCATCCTACTGAAGGTGTTTCAGAACCTTTATTACTAGGTGAAGCAAAGCGATCGCTTGCTACTCGTGAAGATGAGCAGTTATCGATCAAAATTTATCACGACAACTTTGCTAAATTGCCTCATCCTGATGCTTAG
- a CDS encoding aspartate aminotransferase produces MTLDWISPAKRLSELPPYVFARLDELKASAREQGLDLIDLGMGNPDGSAPQPVIESAIAALQNANNHGYPPFEGTASFRRAITTWYNRRYNVKLDPDSEALPLLGSKEGLGHLALAYLNPGDIVLVPSPSYPVHFRGPIIAGATVHSMILKPEKDWVIDLSEIPDDVARQAKILFFNYPSNPTGATAPREFFEEIVAFARHYEILLVHDLCYAELAFDGYQPTSLLEIPGAKEIGVEFHTLSKTYNMAGWRVGFVVGNQHIIQGLRTLKTNLDYGIFAALQSAAETALQMPDEFVTQVQDRYRERRDFLIAGLEKLGWKIPKPKATMYLWVPCPPGMTSTDFALSVLQETGVVMTPGNAFGSGGEGYVRISLIAECDRLGEALKRLEAANIRYQAEAVVSS; encoded by the coding sequence ATGACTTTAGATTGGATTAGCCCAGCGAAACGCCTCTCTGAACTACCACCTTATGTTTTTGCCCGCTTAGATGAACTCAAAGCTAGTGCGCGTGAACAAGGGTTGGATTTAATCGACTTAGGAATGGGGAATCCTGATGGATCAGCACCCCAACCAGTGATTGAATCTGCGATCGCAGCTTTGCAGAACGCCAATAATCACGGTTATCCCCCGTTTGAAGGTACTGCCAGCTTCAGACGTGCCATTACCACTTGGTATAATCGTCGCTACAACGTAAAACTCGATCCCGATAGTGAAGCGTTACCTTTACTTGGTTCAAAAGAAGGTTTAGGTCATCTTGCCCTGGCATATCTTAATCCTGGGGATATCGTATTAGTCCCCAGCCCTTCTTACCCTGTACATTTTCGTGGCCCGATCATTGCTGGCGCTACTGTCCACAGTATGATCTTGAAGCCAGAAAAAGATTGGGTAATTGATTTATCCGAAATTCCAGATGATGTAGCTAGACAAGCTAAAATTCTGTTTTTCAACTATCCTAGTAATCCGACAGGGGCAACTGCACCCCGCGAATTTTTTGAAGAAATAGTTGCTTTTGCCCGTCATTATGAAATTTTGCTAGTTCACGATTTATGCTATGCAGAATTAGCTTTTGATGGTTATCAACCAACCAGCTTATTAGAAATTCCTGGTGCTAAGGAAATTGGAGTAGAATTTCATACCTTATCAAAAACCTATAATATGGCAGGTTGGCGAGTTGGTTTTGTTGTCGGAAATCAACATATTATTCAAGGGTTGCGGACACTAAAAACTAACTTGGACTATGGCATTTTTGCTGCTTTACAATCAGCAGCAGAAACCGCTTTACAAATGCCAGATGAATTTGTTACCCAAGTGCAAGATCGTTACCGCGAACGTCGGGACTTTCTGATTGCAGGGTTAGAAAAGTTAGGATGGAAAATTCCTAAACCAAAAGCCACAATGTATTTATGGGTTCCTTGTCCTCCAGGGATGACTTCAACGGATTTTGCTTTATCAGTATTGCAAGAAACTGGAGTTGTTATGACTCCTGGTAATGCTTTCGGTAGTGGTGGCGAAGGGTATGTGAGAATTAGTTTAATTGCAGAGTGCGATCGCTTAGGTGAAGCGTTAAAACGTTTAGAAGCAGCAAACATTCGTTATCAAGCTGAAGCTGTTGTTTCTAGCTAA
- a CDS encoding glycosyltransferase family 2 protein — protein sequence MYLVSILIPVYNSEKWLAETLASAISQSWQNKEIIVVNDGSTDNSLAIALSFESSIVKVIHQENRGASAARNRALQEAQGDFIQYLDADDLLAADKIERQVEILSKEENFSCVAAGEWGRFFNSPTEASFIPELFWQDMSPVDWFISCWGEGGMMQPAVWLIPRAIAQVAGYWNETLTLNDDGEYFCRVILASQGVKFCHGAKSYYRSGVEHSLSSSISRKAWESAFTACELCSNHLLAKEDSPRTRQACANAYQRIVYDVYPDLVDLAQQAEAKVRSHGGSNMLTPGGFVFQLLSKVVGWKQAKITQKFIYSYLKR from the coding sequence ATGTATCTGGTGTCAATCCTTATTCCTGTTTATAATTCGGAGAAGTGGCTGGCGGAAACTTTGGCATCTGCGATTAGTCAAAGTTGGCAGAATAAGGAAATTATTGTAGTAAATGATGGTTCGACTGATAATAGCTTGGCGATCGCACTTAGTTTTGAATCATCTATTGTTAAGGTTATACACCAAGAAAATCGGGGTGCATCTGCTGCGAGAAATCGTGCTTTGCAGGAAGCACAAGGCGATTTTATTCAGTATTTGGATGCTGATGATCTGTTAGCGGCTGATAAAATTGAGCGTCAGGTAGAGATCTTAAGTAAGGAAGAAAATTTTAGTTGCGTTGCTGCGGGAGAATGGGGACGTTTTTTTAATTCCCCGACAGAAGCTAGTTTTATCCCAGAATTATTTTGGCAGGATATGTCACCTGTTGACTGGTTTATTAGTTGTTGGGGTGAGGGTGGGATGATGCAACCTGCGGTATGGTTGATACCACGTGCGATCGCACAAGTGGCTGGTTACTGGAATGAAACTTTAACTTTAAATGATGATGGAGAATATTTTTGCAGAGTAATATTAGCTAGTCAAGGTGTAAAATTTTGTCATGGAGCAAAAAGTTATTATCGCTCTGGTGTTGAGCATAGTTTAAGCAGTAGCATATCTAGAAAGGCGTGGGAATCAGCTTTTACTGCTTGTGAACTTTGTAGCAATCATCTACTAGCAAAAGAAGATAGTCCCCGCACTCGTCAAGCTTGCGCTAATGCTTATCAGAGGATTGTTTATGATGTTTATCCTGATTTAGTAGATTTAGCACAGCAAGCAGAAGCGAAAGTGCGATCGCATGGTGGTTCTAATATGCTCACTCCTGGTGGTTTTGTATTTCAATTACTTAGTAAGGTTGTAGGTTGGAAGCAAGCAAAAATTACTCAAAAATTTATATATAGTTATCTAAAAAGGTAA